A single genomic interval of Adhaeribacter pallidiroseus harbors:
- a CDS encoding WYL domain-containing protein, translated as MPVNRNALIRYRTIDNCLRNKYRQWTLEDLVEACSEALYEYEGIDKGVSRRSIQMDLQMMRSEKLGYHAPIVVVDKKYYVYEDPDYSITNIPLTDQDLGKLTEVVEILRQFKGFTHFNELNGMVQRLEDRIHTAKTKQAPIIDLEKNEGLKGLEYLDFIYQAILKKKGITLTYQSFKAREANTFTFHPYFLKEYRNRWFVLGTRGKNQPIMNLALDRMNAVAESTEKYLENNTIDLARYFEHVVGVTVNQQEAPEEVVLYINRENAPYVLTKPFHQSQQLIETVNNGIIIQLTVQINFELEREILGFGDCIKVLKPERLKRRVYDKAQNTTELYERELKLVELGASLTKVKKRGFAILDNIYTSKEMGRVLSIITRATEDPTRFKKTEDLFAIRCLLQELPNLKQVLFNSNLRTLVQEGFGKDYFLTKAIYFDKPPQSNWFVTWHQDVPINVKTKVDTDGFRGWTHKHHVTSVIPPLEYLQSAYTVRIHLDDTNEKNGALKVIPKTHFSVLTDQEIAALREVGEIKTCNVKKGGVHLLKPLTLHASAKTENDKHRRVIHLEFNCRELPGELEWLERETI; from the coding sequence ATGCCCGTAAACCGCAATGCCTTAATCCGGTACCGCACTATTGATAATTGTTTGCGCAATAAGTATCGCCAATGGACTCTGGAAGATTTAGTGGAAGCTTGTTCGGAAGCTTTGTACGAATACGAAGGCATCGACAAGGGCGTCAGTCGTCGATCGATTCAGATGGATTTGCAGATGATGCGCAGCGAAAAGTTGGGCTACCATGCGCCCATTGTGGTGGTGGATAAAAAATACTACGTGTACGAAGATCCGGATTACTCCATTACCAACATTCCCTTAACCGACCAGGACTTAGGTAAACTAACCGAAGTAGTAGAAATACTGCGGCAGTTTAAAGGGTTTACTCATTTTAACGAGTTAAACGGCATGGTGCAACGCCTCGAAGACCGCATCCATACGGCCAAAACCAAACAAGCGCCAATTATCGATCTGGAGAAAAACGAAGGGTTGAAAGGCCTGGAATACCTGGATTTTATCTACCAGGCCATTCTGAAAAAGAAAGGTATTACCCTTACGTATCAATCGTTTAAAGCCCGGGAAGCCAACACCTTTACCTTTCATCCTTATTTTTTAAAAGAATACCGCAACCGCTGGTTTGTGCTGGGTACCCGGGGTAAAAACCAGCCAATCATGAACCTGGCCCTAGACCGGATGAATGCAGTAGCGGAATCAACGGAAAAGTATCTAGAAAATAACACAATAGATCTGGCTCGTTACTTTGAACACGTGGTAGGCGTAACGGTAAACCAGCAGGAAGCGCCGGAAGAAGTGGTGTTGTACATTAACCGCGAAAATGCGCCATACGTTTTAACCAAACCTTTTCACCAATCGCAGCAATTAATCGAAACGGTAAACAACGGCATTATTATTCAGCTAACCGTACAAATTAATTTTGAATTAGAGCGCGAAATCCTAGGTTTTGGCGATTGCATTAAAGTACTAAAACCCGAACGGCTTAAACGGCGGGTTTACGATAAAGCCCAGAACACCACCGAACTGTACGAGCGGGAATTAAAGCTGGTGGAACTGGGCGCCAGCCTGACCAAGGTAAAAAAGCGGGGCTTTGCTATTCTGGATAATATCTATACTTCCAAAGAAATGGGCCGCGTGCTTTCCATAATAACCCGGGCCACCGAAGACCCAACGCGTTTTAAAAAAACCGAAGATTTATTCGCCATCCGGTGTTTATTACAGGAGCTTCCCAATTTAAAGCAAGTACTTTTTAACAGTAATTTGCGCACCCTGGTACAAGAAGGATTCGGGAAAGATTATTTTTTAACCAAGGCTATTTACTTCGATAAACCCCCGCAGTCAAACTGGTTTGTTACCTGGCACCAGGATGTACCGATCAACGTAAAAACAAAAGTAGATACCGATGGCTTCCGCGGCTGGACGCATAAACATCACGTAACCAGCGTCATTCCGCCCCTGGAGTACCTGCAATCGGCTTACACCGTGCGCATTCACTTGGACGATACCAACGAAAAGAACGGGGCGTTAAAAGTTATTCCTAAAACCCACTTCTCCGTTCTAACCGACCAGGAAATAGCCGCATTGCGAGAGGTAGGCGAAATAAAAACCTGTAACGTAAAAAAGGGCGGAGTGCATTTACTCAAGCCTTTAACCTTGCACGCTTCGGCTAAAACCGAGAACGATAAACACCGCCGGGTCATTCACCTGGAATTTAATTGCCGGGAACTACCGGGTGAGCTGGAGTGGCTGGAACGGGAAACTATTTAA